The nucleotide sequence GGCCGGGTCCAGGGCCAGCACGTTTTCCTTTTCGATATGGAAAGCGGCGAGGGTGGCGCTGAGGCGGTCGTCGAACAGCTCGCTCTTGATCCCCACCTCATAGCCCACGCCTTCTTCGGGCTTGAAGGTCTTACCGCTGGCGTCCAGGCCGCTGTTGGGCTTGAACGAGGTGGAAGCGTTGGCGAATACGCCGACCTCTGGCGTCAGTTGATACAGCAGACCTGCGCGCTGGGTAAGTGCGTCGTGGGTTTGCCGACTCTTGGCGTGGTTGCGGGTGAAGTCGTCGGTGCTTTGTTCGAAATGCTCGAAGCGCGCGCCGACCATGCCGCGCAGGCGGTCAGTGAAGATGATCTGGTCTTGCAGGTTCAGCGCCTGGCTTTTGGTCTGTTCGAAGAAGTCGGTGCCGGAGCGTGCGCCATTGGGTTTGGGCTGGCCGTAGACCGGGTTGTAGAGGTCGATGGCGTAGGGGCTGCCGGCTATGGCGGTGACGCGCTCCTTCTTGCGGTAGTCCTCGTATTCGGTGCCGACCAGCAATTCGTGCTGCCAACTGCCAAGGTCGAACAGGCCGCGCAGTTCCAGCTGGGTGATGCTGTCGTGCCAGCCCGTGGAGCGTTCGCGGTAACGGCGGTTAAGGGTATGGCCGTCGGTGTTCAGTGCGCGGTTTTCCGAGGCGTCGCCCCACAGGCTGCCTTGTTTGTAATGGCTGGCCAGGCGCAGTTTCCAGGCGTCGTTGAGATGATGCTCGAGGGTGGCCTGGATGCGGTTGTTGTGGTTGTCGATAGTGCCGTCGTTGGGTTCGCCGAGGAAGGTGGAGCGCGATACGCCGGGGGCGTCGACGATGCCACGGTCGAAGGTGGAGCTGTGGCGGACGAATTCGCTCTCCACCAGCAGGGACGTGTCCGGGTCCAGCTGCCAGCTGAATGAGGGCGCGACAAATACACGCTTGCTCTCGACGTGATCGCGGAAGCTGTTGTTGTCTTCCACCGCCAGGTTGACTCGTGACAGCAGGTTGCCCTCGCTGTCCAGCGGCGTGTTGACGTCCAGGGCGGTGCGATAACGGTCCCAACTGCCGGCGCTGGTTTGCAGGGTGGTGAAGGCTTCAGGCTGGGGCTTTTTGGTAACGATATTCACGGTGCCGCCGGGATCACCACGGCCATACAGGCTGGCGGCCGGGCCCTTGAGCACTTCGATGCGCTCGATATTGGCCGCGTCCGGCGTGCTCGGGTAGCCGCGGTTGGCGCTGAAACCATCCTGGTAGAACTCCGACGTGGTGAAGCCGCGCACGCTGTATTCGTAGAGCGTGAGGCCGCCAAAGTTGTTCTGCTTGGACACCCCGCCGGCAAACTCCAGGGCGCGTTCCACGTTGGTGCTGCCCAGGTCCGTGAGTACCGAGGCGGGAATCACACTGATGGACTGTGGGATATCGCGAAGGGCGGTGTCAGTTTTGGTCGCGCTGGCAGAGCGGGTGGCGCGGTAGCCGTTGACCGGGCCGGTGGCGGATTCATAGGCGTCGGTGGTGACGCTGATGGTCTCCAGCTCAACGCTGTTGTCTTCGGCAAAGGCGGGATCCAGCAGCAAACCCAAGGCCAGGCCAGCCAGGGGGGCAAACGTTCGAGACGGCATGATAGAGCGTTCCAATGGCAACATTGAAACAATATAACATGTCTAATGAGAATGCTTTTGCTTTGAAATATATGCTTACAGGTACCCGCGAACGGGTACCTGTGGAGGCGGTTTATTCCTCTTCTTTGACCGGCGCAGGCGGTGGGCGCAAGCCGATCTCCGCCAGCAGCTTGATCTCTTTACCGTTGCGCATCACCTGGATCGCCACCTTGTCGGTCGGCTTGATCCGAGCCACCTGGTTCATCGACTTGCGCCCATCACCGGCCGGTTCGCCGTTGATGCTGAGGATCACATCCCCCAGCTGCAGGCCGGCTTTCTGCGCCGGGCCATCGCGGAAAATCCCGGCGACCACGATGCCAGGGCGCCCGGTCAGGCCAAACGACTCGGCCAGTTCCTTGGTCAACGGCTGTACTTCAATCCCCAGCCAGCCGCGAATTACCTGGCCGTGCTCGATGATCGACTTCATCACTTCCATCGCCAGCTTTACCGGGATCGCAAAGCCGATGCCCTGGGAGCCGCCGGACTTGGAGAAAATCGCCGTGTTGATGCCAGTCAGGTTGCCATTGGCATCCACCAGTGCGCCGCCGGAGTTGCCCGGGTTGATCGCCGCGTCGGTCTGGATGAAATCTTCGTAGCTGTTAAGCCCCAGTTGGTTACGCCCGGTGGCGCTGATGATGCCCATGGTCACCGTCTGGCCCACCCCGAACGGGTTGCCGATGGCCAGTGCCACATCACCCACCCGCAGCCCATCGGAGCGGCCTAGGGTGATGGACGGCAGGTTTTTCAAATCGATCTTCAGGACCGCGAGGTCGGTTTCCGGGTCGCTGCCCACCACACGGGCCAGGGTTTCGCGGCCGTCACGCAGGGCCACCACAATCTGGTCGGCGCCGGTGGTCACATGGTTATTGGTGAGGATGTAGCCTTCGGGGCTCATGATCACCCCCGAACCCAGGCTGGACTCCATGCGGCGCTGTTTGGGCCCGTTGTCACCGAAGTAGCGGCGGAACTGCGGGTCTTCAAACAGCGGATGGGCCGGCTTGTTGATGACCTTGGTGGTGTACAGGTTGACCACCGCGGGAGCGGCGATGACCACCGCGTCCGCGTAAGTCACCGGGCCTTGCACCACCGCGCTGGTCTGCGGTGCCTGTTGCAGGTTGACATCAAGGCTGGGCAAGCCCACCCACTGGGGATAACGCTGAATAATCAGCATCGCGATCAGCACGCCAGCCAGCAATGGCCATCCAAAAAAACGCAGTGCCTTGAGCATCAAGTAAGTCCTGACAGGTTGCAGGGGGCGGGAGAGCGCCCATAATGTCGCGCATTATACGAGGCTGCGAGCGCCTCGGAACGGGATATTTAGGAGTCTTTTATGGCCGTCCCCCTTACCACTCTCGTCGAGGAAGCGGACCGCTACCTTGGCAGCGCAAAAATTGCCGATTACTGCCCCAATGGCCTGCAGGTCGAGGGGCGGCCGCAAGTGATGCGCATCGTCAGCGGCGTTACCGCAAGCCTTGCCCTGCTGGACGCGGCCGTCGAAGCCCAGGCCGATTTGATCCTGGTGCACCACGGTTATTTCTGGAAAGGCGAAAACCCCTGTATCACCGGCATGAAGCAACGCCGCCTGAAAACCCTGCTCAAACACGACATCAGCCTGCTGGCCTACCACCTGCCGCTGGACCTGCACCCCGACGTTGGCAATAACGTGCAACTCGCCCGCCAGTTGGACATCACCGTCGAAGGCCCACTGGACCCGAGCAACCCCAGGATCGTCGGCCTGGTCGGCTCGCTCGCCGAACCGCTGTCGCCCCGCGACTTCGCCCGGCGTGTGCAGGATGTGATGGGCCGCGAGCCGCTGCTGATCGAAGGCAGCCAGATGATCCGCCGCGTCGGCTGGTGCACCGGCGGTGGCCAGGGTTACATCGACAACGCCATCGCCGCGGGCGTCGACCTGTTCCTGAGCGGCGAAGCTTCCGAGCAGACCTTTCACAGCGCGCGCGAAAACGACATCAGCTTTATCGCCGCCGGACACCACGCCACTGAGCGTTACGGTGTACAGGCGCTGGGCGATTACCTGGCGCGGCGCTTTGCCTTGGAGCATCTGTTCATCGATTGCCCCAACCCGATTTGACTGCCAAACCTTGGGGCATATTGATATACCGTTTCGATCTAGCTGGTGCCCTGAATAGAAGAAGGTGCTGTGCTAGCATGCCCCGCTCGAACACGGCCCGCTGGCCGTCCATAAGATCGTTTTTCCGTGAGTAACCATGGTCGACAAACTGACGCATCTGAAACAGCTGGAGGCGGAAAGCATCCACATCATCCGCGAGGTCGCCGCCGAGTTCGACAACCCGGTGATGCTCTACTCGATCGGTAAAGACTCCGCCGTGATGCTGCACCTGGCGCGCAAGGCCTTCTTCCCGGGCAAGCTGCCGTTCCCGGTGATGCACGTCGACACCCGCTGGAAATTCCAGGAGATGTACAAGTTCCGCGACAAAATGGTCGAGGAGCTGGGCCTGGACCTGATCACCCACGTCAACCCGGATGGCGTGGCGCAGGGCATCAACCCGTTCACCCACGGCAGCGCCAAGCACACCGACATCATGAAGACCGAAGGTCTCAAGCAGGCCTTGGACAAGCATGGTTTCGACGCCGCCTTCGGCGGTGCCCGTCGCGATGAAGAGAAATCCCGTGCCAAAGAGCGCGTGTACTCGTTCCGCGACAGCAAGCACCGATGGGACCCGAAGAACCAGCGCCCGGAGCTGTGGAACGTCTACAACGGCAACGTCAACAAGGGTGAGTCGATCCGTGTGTTCCCGCTGTCCAACTGGACCGAGCTGGACATCTGGCAGTACATCTACCTGGAAGGCATCCCGATCGTGCCGCTGTACTTCGCCGCCGAACGCGATGTCATCGAGAAGAACGGCACGTTGATCATGATCGACGACGACCGCATCCTCGAGCACTTGTCCGACGAAGACAAAGCCCGAATCGTCAAAAAGAAAGTACGTTTCCGTACCCTTGGCTGCTACCCGTTGACGGGCGCGGTGGAGTCCGAAGCCGAGACGCTGACGGACATCATTCAGGAAATGCTCCTGACGCGAACTTCCGAGCGCCAGGGCCGTGTCATCGACCACGATGGTGCCGGCTCGATGGAAGATAAAAAACGTCAAGGCTATTTCTAAGGGGCTGTCATGTCGCATCAATCTGATTTGATCAGCGAGGACATCCTCGCCTACCTGGGCCAGCACGAGCGCAAGGAAATGTTGCGCTTCCTGACCTGTGGCAACGTCGACGACGGCAAGAGCACCCTGATCGGGCGCCTGCTGCACGACTCCAAGATGATCTACGAAGATCACCTGGAAGCCATCACCCGTGACTCGAAAAAGTCCGGCACCACCGGTGACGACATCGACCT is from Pseudomonas marginalis and encodes:
- a CDS encoding TonB-dependent siderophore receptor, with translation MPSRTFAPLAGLALGLLLDPAFAEDNSVELETISVTTDAYESATGPVNGYRATRSASATKTDTALRDIPQSISVIPASVLTDLGSTNVERALEFAGGVSKQNNFGGLTLYEYSVRGFTTSEFYQDGFSANRGYPSTPDAANIERIEVLKGPAASLYGRGDPGGTVNIVTKKPQPEAFTTLQTSAGSWDRYRTALDVNTPLDSEGNLLSRVNLAVEDNNSFRDHVESKRVFVAPSFSWQLDPDTSLLVESEFVRHSSTFDRGIVDAPGVSRSTFLGEPNDGTIDNHNNRIQATLEHHLNDAWKLRLASHYKQGSLWGDASENRALNTDGHTLNRRYRERSTGWHDSITQLELRGLFDLGSWQHELLVGTEYEDYRKKERVTAIAGSPYAIDLYNPVYGQPKPNGARSGTDFFEQTKSQALNLQDQIIFTDRLRGMVGARFEHFEQSTDDFTRNHAKSRQTHDALTQRAGLLYQLTPEVGVFANASTSFKPNSGLDASGKTFKPEEGVGYEVGIKSELFDDRLSATLAAFHIEKENVLALDPATNTNRAMGKARSQGFDLQLTGQLTDAVRVIGAFAYIDAEVTKGDKAIPAGSRILGVAKRSGSLLGVYEFQDGALRGSDLGAAFTYVGDRSGEAGSRFELPAYHTVDLLAHYKATQNVTVGLNLNNLFDEKYYERSYSNYWVNPGEPRNLTVSLTLNL
- the cysD gene encoding sulfate adenylyltransferase subunit CysD, producing the protein MVDKLTHLKQLEAESIHIIREVAAEFDNPVMLYSIGKDSAVMLHLARKAFFPGKLPFPVMHVDTRWKFQEMYKFRDKMVEELGLDLITHVNPDGVAQGINPFTHGSAKHTDIMKTEGLKQALDKHGFDAAFGGARRDEEKSRAKERVYSFRDSKHRWDPKNQRPELWNVYNGNVNKGESIRVFPLSNWTELDIWQYIYLEGIPIVPLYFAAERDVIEKNGTLIMIDDDRILEHLSDEDKARIVKKKVRFRTLGCYPLTGAVESEAETLTDIIQEMLLTRTSERQGRVIDHDGAGSMEDKKRQGYF
- the algW gene encoding Do family serine endopeptidase AlgW, with amino-acid sequence MLKALRFFGWPLLAGVLIAMLIIQRYPQWVGLPSLDVNLQQAPQTSAVVQGPVTYADAVVIAAPAVVNLYTTKVINKPAHPLFEDPQFRRYFGDNGPKQRRMESSLGSGVIMSPEGYILTNNHVTTGADQIVVALRDGRETLARVVGSDPETDLAVLKIDLKNLPSITLGRSDGLRVGDVALAIGNPFGVGQTVTMGIISATGRNQLGLNSYEDFIQTDAAINPGNSGGALVDANGNLTGINTAIFSKSGGSQGIGFAIPVKLAMEVMKSIIEHGQVIRGWLGIEVQPLTKELAESFGLTGRPGIVVAGIFRDGPAQKAGLQLGDVILSINGEPAGDGRKSMNQVARIKPTDKVAIQVMRNGKEIKLLAEIGLRPPPAPVKEEE
- a CDS encoding Nif3-like dinuclear metal center hexameric protein, translating into MAVPLTTLVEEADRYLGSAKIADYCPNGLQVEGRPQVMRIVSGVTASLALLDAAVEAQADLILVHHGYFWKGENPCITGMKQRRLKTLLKHDISLLAYHLPLDLHPDVGNNVQLARQLDITVEGPLDPSNPRIVGLVGSLAEPLSPRDFARRVQDVMGREPLLIEGSQMIRRVGWCTGGGQGYIDNAIAAGVDLFLSGEASEQTFHSARENDISFIAAGHHATERYGVQALGDYLARRFALEHLFIDCPNPI